A genomic segment from Dechloromonas denitrificans encodes:
- a CDS encoding response regulator transcription factor: MLFAVVEDSRSQSEVIKALLKSEGYQVEVFAEGRACIEALKTRTFDFFIIDWTLPDIGGDEVLRHVREVCGWDVPVLFCTARAEEENAADILRLGADDFIPKPIRYMEFMARIEVLLRRRQHVRPRAMRFGNIEVDLDGRRIRLAGLDIDLTQREFDLAVIFLRNVGRVLPREELLASVWVKETEVDTRTVDTHASRLRKKLGLAGESGLMLTSVYGQGYRLDTVQPN, translated from the coding sequence ATGCTATTCGCAGTCGTGGAAGACAGTCGCAGCCAGTCTGAAGTCATCAAGGCCCTGCTCAAAAGCGAGGGGTATCAGGTCGAAGTGTTTGCCGAAGGCCGCGCTTGTATCGAGGCGCTGAAAACCCGTACCTTCGACTTTTTCATCATTGACTGGACTCTGCCGGACATCGGTGGCGACGAGGTGCTCCGGCACGTACGCGAAGTGTGTGGCTGGGATGTTCCTGTCCTCTTCTGTACCGCTCGTGCCGAGGAAGAGAATGCCGCGGATATTCTGCGTCTGGGGGCCGATGACTTCATTCCCAAGCCGATTCGCTACATGGAGTTCATGGCGCGCATCGAAGTTCTGCTGCGGCGGCGCCAGCATGTTCGCCCGCGAGCAATGCGTTTCGGCAACATCGAGGTCGATCTCGATGGGCGACGGATTCGTCTGGCTGGCCTCGATATCGATCTGACCCAGCGCGAGTTCGACCTCGCCGTGATCTTTCTGCGCAACGTCGGCCGGGTCTTGCCGCGTGAAGAATTGCTGGCCAGCGTCTGGGTCAAGGAAACCGAAGTCGATACGCGAACGGTCGATACGCACGCCAGCCGCTTGCGCAAGAAGCTCGGACTGGCGGGTGAAAGTGGCTTGATGCTGACCTCAGTGTACGGTCAGGGGTATCGCCTGGATACGGTTCAGCCGAACTGA
- the apbC gene encoding iron-sulfur cluster carrier protein ApbC has product MSLSEQQIKTALTAAVDPNTGKDFVAGKAVKNIKFDGDDVAFDIELAYPAKTQIDAIRKQVIAAVRAVPGVGNVSANVYSKIVAHSVQLGVKLLPGVKNIIAVASGKGGVGKSTTAVNLALALAQEGASVGILDADIYGPSQPQMLGLAGQQPESKDGQSMEPLEAYGVQAMSIGFMVDVETPMVWRGPMVAQALDQLLGQTNWRDVDYLIVDMPPGTGDIQLSLSQKVPLTGAVVVTTPQDIALIDARKGLKMFEKVNVPILGIVENMSIHICSNCGHEEHIFGTGGGQKMCQDYDVEFLGSLPLELAIREMADSGKPTVVGAPDSRAAEIYRGIARRVAVKVGEKAKDMTSKFPNIVVQNT; this is encoded by the coding sequence ATGAGTCTCTCAGAACAGCAGATCAAAACGGCCCTCACTGCTGCGGTCGACCCCAATACAGGCAAGGATTTCGTCGCCGGCAAGGCGGTGAAGAACATCAAGTTCGATGGTGATGATGTTGCCTTCGATATCGAGCTTGCTTATCCGGCAAAAACCCAGATCGATGCTATCCGCAAGCAGGTGATTGCTGCCGTGCGTGCGGTGCCCGGGGTGGGCAATGTTTCGGCCAATGTTTATTCCAAGATTGTTGCTCATTCGGTGCAACTGGGCGTCAAGCTGCTGCCCGGCGTGAAGAACATCATCGCCGTGGCTTCCGGCAAGGGCGGCGTCGGCAAGAGCACGACTGCGGTTAACCTGGCCCTGGCGCTGGCCCAGGAAGGCGCCTCGGTCGGCATTCTCGATGCCGATATCTACGGCCCGTCGCAGCCGCAAATGCTCGGTCTGGCCGGGCAGCAGCCCGAATCCAAGGATGGGCAGAGCATGGAGCCGCTCGAAGCTTATGGCGTACAGGCCATGTCGATCGGCTTCATGGTCGATGTCGAAACTCCGATGGTTTGGCGTGGTCCGATGGTCGCCCAGGCGCTCGACCAGTTGCTCGGCCAGACCAACTGGCGCGATGTCGATTATCTGATCGTCGATATGCCGCCGGGTACTGGCGACATCCAGTTGTCGCTGTCGCAAAAAGTCCCGTTGACCGGCGCAGTCGTGGTGACCACACCGCAGGATATTGCCCTGATCGATGCTCGCAAGGGGCTGAAAATGTTCGAGAAGGTCAATGTGCCGATCCTCGGTATCGTTGAAAACATGAGCATTCACATTTGTTCGAACTGCGGTCACGAAGAGCATATCTTCGGCACCGGCGGCGGCCAGAAGATGTGCCAGGATTACGACGTCGAGTTTCTCGGCAGCCTGCCGCTTGAGCTGGCCATTCGCGAGATGGCCGATAGCGGCAAGCCGACCGTGGTCGGGGCGCCCGATTCCCGCGCTGCCGAGATTTATCGCGGCATTGCCCGCCGTGTCGCGGTCAAGGTGGGCGAGAAGGCCAAGGACATGACCTCCAAGTTCCCGAACATCGTTGTGCAGAACACCTGA
- the dcd gene encoding dCTP deaminase yields the protein MAIKSDKWIRRMAAEHGMIEPFEPELVREANGEKIVSYGTSSYGYDIRCAREFKVFTNINSTVVDPKNFDPKSFVEIESDVCIIPPNSFALARTMEYFRIPRSVLTVCLGKSTYARCGIIVNVTPFEPEWEGYVTLEFSNTTPLPAKIYAGEGCAQVLFFESDEVCETSYKDRGGKYQGQVGVTLPKI from the coding sequence ATGGCTATCAAATCAGACAAGTGGATTCGCCGTATGGCGGCAGAGCACGGCATGATCGAGCCGTTCGAACCGGAACTGGTCCGCGAGGCGAATGGCGAGAAAATCGTCTCCTACGGGACTTCGAGCTACGGTTACGACATTCGCTGTGCACGCGAATTCAAGGTGTTTACCAACATCAATTCGACGGTGGTGGATCCGAAAAATTTCGATCCGAAATCCTTTGTCGAAATCGAGTCCGACGTCTGCATCATTCCGCCCAATTCCTTTGCGCTGGCCCGCACCATGGAGTACTTCCGCATTCCGCGTTCAGTGTTGACCGTCTGTCTCGGCAAATCGACCTATGCCCGCTGCGGCATCATCGTCAATGTGACGCCGTTCGAGCCGGAATGGGAAGGTTACGTGACGCTGGAATTTTCCAATACCACCCCGTTGCCGGCCAAGATCTACGCTGGCGAAGGTTGCGCCCAGGTCCTGTTCTTCGAGTCCGACGAAGTTTGTGAAACGTCGTACAAGGATCGCGGTGGCAAATACCAGGGGCAGGTCGGCGTGACGCTCCCCAAGATCTGA
- a CDS encoding arginine/lysine/ornithine decarboxylase — translation MRFHFPVIIIDEDFRSENTSGLGIRALAEAIEKEGLEVLGVTSYGDLTSFAQQQSRASAFVLSIDDEELALEPEETMAELRAFVSEIRNRNAEIPIFLHGETRTSRHIPNDVLRELHGFIHMFEDTPEFIARNIKREAKAYLDSLPPPFFRALTHYAADGSYSWHCPGHSGGVAFLKSPVGQMFHQFFGENMLRADVCNAVEELGQLLDHTGPVAASERNAARIFNADHLYFVTNGTSTSNKIVWHSTVAPGDIVVVDRNCHKSILHAIMMTGAIPVFLMPTRNNFGIIGPIPKSEFAWESIQKKIAANPFIADKTAKPRVLTITQSTYDGILYNVEDIKEELDGKIDTLHFDEAWLPHAAFHDFYGDYHAIGADRPRCKESMVFSTQSTHKLLAGLSQASQILVQDCENRKLDRDLFNEAYLMHTSTSPQYSIIASCDVAAAMMEAPGGTALVEESITEALDFRRAMRKVDEEWGADWWFKVWGPDDLSEEGIEERDAWMLKPGERWHGFNNLADGFNMLDPIKATIITPGLDVDGDFADEFGIPAAIVTKYLAEHGVIVEKCGLYSFFIMFTIGITKGRWNSLVTALQQFKDDYDKNQPLWRALPEFVQKNPRYERVGLRELCTQIHSVYKQNDVARLTTEMYLSDMVPAMRPADAFAKMAHREIERVPVDELEGRVTAVLLTPYPPGIPLLIPGERFNKTICSYLKFAREFNAAFPGFETDVHGLVKGGDGRYYVDCVRQ, via the coding sequence ATGCGCTTCCACTTCCCCGTCATCATCATCGACGAAGATTTTCGCTCGGAGAACACCTCTGGCCTGGGTATCCGGGCGCTCGCCGAAGCCATCGAGAAAGAAGGCCTGGAAGTGCTGGGGGTCACCAGCTACGGCGACCTGACCTCGTTCGCCCAGCAGCAATCGCGGGCCAGTGCCTTTGTTTTGTCGATCGACGATGAAGAGCTGGCATTGGAGCCGGAAGAAACGATGGCCGAACTGCGTGCCTTTGTTTCTGAAATCCGCAACCGCAACGCCGAGATTCCGATCTTCCTGCATGGCGAGACGCGGACCTCGCGTCATATCCCGAACGACGTGTTGCGCGAATTGCATGGTTTCATCCACATGTTCGAGGACACGCCGGAATTCATCGCCCGCAACATCAAGCGCGAAGCCAAGGCCTATCTCGATTCCCTGCCGCCACCCTTCTTCCGTGCGCTGACCCACTATGCCGCAGACGGTTCGTATTCCTGGCACTGCCCCGGCCATTCGGGTGGCGTCGCCTTTTTGAAGAGCCCGGTCGGTCAGATGTTCCACCAGTTCTTCGGTGAAAACATGCTGCGTGCCGACGTCTGCAATGCCGTCGAAGAACTGGGTCAACTGCTCGATCACACCGGCCCGGTTGCCGCTTCCGAGCGCAACGCGGCACGCATTTTCAATGCCGATCATCTTTATTTCGTGACCAACGGTACGTCGACGTCGAACAAGATCGTCTGGCACTCGACGGTGGCGCCCGGTGATATCGTGGTGGTCGACCGCAACTGTCACAAGTCCATTCTGCACGCCATCATGATGACTGGCGCAATCCCGGTCTTCCTGATGCCGACGCGCAACAACTTCGGCATCATCGGGCCAATCCCGAAGAGCGAGTTTGCCTGGGAAAGCATCCAGAAGAAGATTGCCGCCAATCCCTTCATTGCCGACAAGACGGCCAAGCCGCGCGTGTTGACGATTACGCAATCGACCTACGACGGCATTCTCTACAACGTCGAGGACATCAAGGAAGAGCTGGACGGCAAGATCGACACCCTGCATTTTGACGAAGCCTGGTTGCCGCACGCTGCTTTCCATGATTTCTATGGCGATTACCACGCCATCGGTGCCGATCGGCCGCGCTGCAAGGAGTCGATGGTCTTCTCGACGCAATCAACCCACAAGCTGCTGGCCGGCTTGTCGCAGGCCTCACAAATTCTTGTCCAGGATTGTGAGAACCGCAAGCTTGACCGCGATCTGTTCAACGAGGCTTACTTGATGCACACCTCGACCTCGCCGCAATACTCGATCATCGCGTCCTGCGATGTGGCTGCCGCGATGATGGAAGCACCGGGCGGTACCGCGCTGGTCGAAGAGTCGATCACCGAGGCGCTCGATTTTCGCCGCGCGATGCGCAAGGTGGATGAAGAGTGGGGCGCCGACTGGTGGTTCAAGGTCTGGGGGCCGGACGACCTGTCCGAAGAAGGTATCGAAGAGCGTGACGCCTGGATGCTCAAGCCGGGTGAACGCTGGCACGGTTTCAACAACCTGGCCGACGGCTTCAACATGCTCGACCCGATCAAGGCGACGATCATCACCCCGGGCCTCGACGTCGATGGCGACTTCGCCGACGAATTCGGCATTCCCGCCGCCATCGTTACCAAGTACCTGGCCGAGCACGGTGTGATCGTCGAGAAGTGCGGCCTGTACAGCTTCTTCATCATGTTTACCATCGGCATCACCAAGGGCCGCTGGAATTCGCTGGTTACCGCACTGCAGCAGTTCAAGGATGATTACGACAAGAATCAGCCACTGTGGCGCGCTCTGCCCGAGTTCGTGCAGAAAAATCCGCGTTATGAGCGTGTCGGTCTGCGCGAGTTGTGCACCCAGATTCACAGTGTCTACAAGCAAAACGACGTCGCCCGTCTAACGACCGAAATGTATCTTTCGGACATGGTGCCGGCGATGCGTCCGGCCGATGCCTTTGCCAAGATGGCGCACCGGGAAATCGAGCGTGTCCCGGTCGACGAGCTTGAAGGCCGTGTAACGGCAGTCTTGCTGACGCCTTACCCGCCGGGTATTCCCTTGCTTATTCCGGGGGAACGGTTTAACAAGACAATCTGTAGCTATCTGAAGTTTGCCCGTGAATTCAATGCTGCCTTCCCCGGCTTCGAGACGGATGTCCATGGCTTGGTCAAGGGTGGCGATGGCCGTTACTACGTTGATTGTGTGAGGCAATAA
- a CDS encoding FecR domain-containing protein, with product MPDMAKRWSCLWALLLLLWPALALAEIAAKVVFATGSPVVVAVNGVSRPLLRGGDLFPGDSINTADGRVQLRFSDGASMSLQPGTQFRIDAFDFVDRGNRATPGDGVVMTLIKGALRTVTGLLGKEDYNQYKVGTTVATIGVRGTEYGATFDGTGLSVTTYAGLVEVCSDMACQQIAPGQTVWVYDRGERPQMQPRSLGIQGGELQPDLPQPPTNVGLPVQLPAASTPASNLPTNTASPMSVNQGPSTSPSGR from the coding sequence ATGCCGGATATGGCGAAACGCTGGAGCTGTCTATGGGCGCTGCTGCTTTTGCTATGGCCGGCACTTGCCTTGGCTGAAATTGCTGCCAAGGTGGTTTTTGCCACCGGTTCGCCGGTAGTCGTCGCGGTAAACGGTGTTTCTCGGCCGTTGCTGCGCGGTGGCGACCTGTTCCCCGGCGACTCGATCAATACGGCGGATGGGCGGGTCCAGCTGCGCTTTTCGGATGGAGCGAGCATGTCGCTGCAGCCCGGTACCCAGTTCAGGATTGATGCATTTGACTTCGTCGACCGTGGCAACCGGGCCACCCCCGGTGATGGTGTGGTGATGACCCTGATCAAAGGGGCGTTGCGCACCGTAACCGGCTTGCTTGGCAAAGAGGATTACAACCAGTACAAGGTTGGTACGACGGTGGCGACCATCGGCGTGCGTGGGACCGAATATGGGGCAACTTTTGACGGTACAGGGTTGTCGGTTACCACCTATGCCGGACTGGTTGAAGTGTGTAGTGACATGGCTTGCCAGCAGATCGCTCCAGGCCAGACCGTCTGGGTTTACGATCGTGGCGAGCGTCCGCAGATGCAGCCGCGTTCGCTCGGTATCCAGGGGGGAGAACTGCAGCCGGATTTGCCTCAGCCCCCCACAAATGTTGGCTTGCCCGTACAATTGCCAGCAGCGTCAACGCCGGCGTCGAATTTGCCAACGAACACAGCCAGTCCGATGTCGGTGAACCAGGGGCCCAGTACGAGTCCGAGTGGCAGGTAA
- a CDS encoding tetratricopeptide repeat protein: MHFKKTICLASLLMLAFQPAAHADTLTDQARELLERGKSAQAFALLDTQESTRAGEPLFDFLLGLAALDVGQNTRAVFALERVLAMDPNHVRARAEIARAYLALGEADTARKEFETVQKQGVPADVSLTLERYIAAARNVQDQSKVSANGYLELTLGYDTNLNLGPNKSTVVIPGISSAPATLSKDSKANKDNFGQLGAGANVRIPVSRQVAVLAGVSGTERFNGHTDQFDLGNADANLGAVLTDGKSVYTLMGQSSHLVVDKDRYRMATGLTGQWQYNHDSRNQFSLYTQYSDLHYLTQDVRDADRWVGGAAYAHLWRDNAVGYASVYLVRESPQTAHVEFLGFNGLGVRFGARANVTQKTIAFGNFSFEQRRHVAVDPAFLTKRRDEQYALLLGASYAFEKDWTITPQLSLSLNESNTALNDYHREMVSVAIRREF; encoded by the coding sequence ATGCACTTCAAGAAAACCATCTGTCTTGCCAGTCTGCTGATGCTGGCGTTCCAGCCGGCCGCGCACGCCGATACATTGACCGATCAGGCCAGAGAGTTACTTGAACGCGGCAAATCGGCCCAGGCGTTTGCCTTGCTGGATACGCAGGAAAGCACGCGGGCGGGGGAGCCGCTGTTTGACTTCCTGCTCGGCCTGGCAGCACTTGATGTTGGCCAGAATACGCGAGCGGTGTTTGCGCTGGAGCGTGTTTTGGCGATGGATCCGAATCACGTCAGAGCGCGTGCCGAGATTGCCCGTGCCTATCTGGCTTTGGGGGAGGCAGACACGGCTCGCAAGGAGTTCGAAACTGTCCAGAAGCAAGGCGTGCCGGCCGACGTTTCGCTGACGCTGGAGCGCTATATCGCGGCAGCCAGAAATGTTCAGGATCAATCGAAGGTATCGGCCAATGGCTATCTGGAACTGACCCTGGGTTACGACACCAATCTCAATCTCGGGCCAAACAAGAGCACGGTAGTGATTCCGGGCATCAGTTCTGCCCCGGCAACGCTTTCCAAGGACAGCAAGGCCAACAAGGATAATTTTGGCCAGCTGGGCGCCGGGGCGAATGTACGCATTCCCGTTTCAAGGCAAGTGGCTGTTCTTGCCGGCGTCTCAGGTACCGAGCGGTTCAATGGTCACACCGATCAGTTCGATCTCGGCAACGCCGACGCCAATCTGGGCGCAGTGCTGACCGATGGCAAGAGTGTCTATACGTTGATGGGGCAGTCCAGCCATCTTGTCGTCGACAAGGACCGCTATCGCATGGCGACCGGCCTGACCGGCCAGTGGCAGTACAACCATGATTCGCGCAATCAGTTCAGCCTGTACACCCAGTACAGCGATTTGCATTATTTGACGCAGGATGTCCGGGATGCGGACCGCTGGGTCGGTGGCGCAGCCTATGCGCATCTCTGGCGCGACAATGCGGTCGGGTATGCCAGTGTTTATCTCGTTCGGGAAAGCCCGCAGACCGCGCACGTCGAGTTTCTCGGCTTCAATGGTCTGGGTGTGCGTTTCGGTGCACGGGCCAATGTCACTCAAAAGACCATTGCTTTCGGGAATTTTTCTTTTGAGCAGCGCCGCCATGTCGCGGTCGACCCTGCATTCCTGACCAAAAGGCGCGATGAGCAATATGCTTTGCTGCTTGGCGCCAGCTACGCTTTTGAAAAGGACTGGACAATCACGCCTCAGCTTTCGTTGAGCCTGAATGAGTCGAATACAGCCCTTAACGACTATCACCGTGAAATGGTCTCAGTGGCCATCCGCCGTGAATTCTGA
- a CDS encoding FecR domain-containing protein: MTVSNTFNNSSKLLLLLVAAFPLTGLAAASLDFVIGDVQAVSAAGGTRSLGKGGRIVAGDTVRVGDGRAQLRFDDGAMVSLQPNTDFRIDDYQFSGQQDGKERGFFSLLRGGLRTLTGLVGKVNKGNYKVTTSVATIGIRGTEYTLTYLDSETVVIATGEGAIEVCNGSGCTVLVSGDSAVVEGPKAAPKRVDFRPQLRPAQPGEQLLPQFSSSEFRNQDGSLLLNGNQLTSGAGYALAWAHGVNGGLAPNASTVFGSSSQLIVASNSNGTFYGQTLGESASADGVIGWGRWATGTSVVVPPASGGGPLANFHYVVGRETALSQLSALSGITATYQLIGYTTPTASTGSSTGPVTGTLTASFGAATMNVSMALQVPYSNVNYAINASTGTVPVSSTFTWASGSTGAGFFSGPNASHAGASYNNYVGGNNISGTAAFKR, translated from the coding sequence ATGACCGTTTCCAATACTTTCAATAATTCATCAAAACTCCTGTTGTTGCTCGTTGCAGCCTTTCCTCTCACCGGACTGGCCGCTGCCAGTCTCGACTTCGTCATTGGTGATGTCCAGGCCGTCAGTGCGGCAGGCGGTACACGTTCGCTGGGTAAAGGCGGGCGAATCGTTGCCGGCGATACCGTGCGGGTCGGTGATGGTCGCGCCCAATTGCGTTTTGACGACGGTGCGATGGTTTCCCTGCAGCCGAATACGGATTTCCGGATTGACGACTACCAGTTCAGCGGTCAGCAGGATGGCAAGGAGCGCGGCTTTTTCAGCCTGCTGAGGGGCGGGCTGCGCACGCTGACCGGGCTGGTTGGCAAGGTTAACAAGGGTAACTACAAAGTCACAACCTCGGTCGCAACCATAGGCATACGCGGGACCGAATATACCCTCACCTATCTTGATTCGGAGACCGTTGTCATCGCGACAGGAGAGGGGGCTATTGAGGTCTGTAATGGCTCAGGTTGCACGGTATTGGTCAGTGGTGACTCAGCGGTCGTCGAAGGGCCAAAGGCCGCTCCGAAGCGCGTCGATTTCCGGCCTCAACTGCGGCCGGCGCAGCCTGGCGAGCAATTGCTGCCCCAGTTTTCGAGCAGTGAATTTCGCAACCAGGATGGTAGTCTGTTGCTGAATGGGAATCAACTGACTTCAGGGGCCGGTTATGCGCTTGCCTGGGCCCATGGGGTAAATGGAGGGTTGGCTCCAAATGCTTCTACGGTATTTGGCAGTTCGAGCCAGTTGATTGTGGCAAGCAATTCGAACGGCACGTTTTATGGTCAGACGCTAGGAGAGTCTGCTTCGGCGGATGGAGTGATTGGCTGGGGCCGCTGGGCTACGGGAACTTCTGTTGTAGTGCCGCCGGCTTCTGGCGGTGGACCATTGGCCAACTTCCATTATGTGGTTGGTCGCGAAACAGCGCTGAGTCAGCTGTCCGCTTTGAGCGGCATTACCGCAACTTATCAGCTGATCGGCTATACAACACCGACTGCCTCGACGGGCTCTTCGACTGGCCCGGTCACAGGGACGCTGACAGCCTCTTTTGGTGCTGCGACCATGAATGTTTCCATGGCTTTGCAAGTGCCTTACTCTAACGTTAACTATGCCATTAATGCTTCTACCGGCACGGTGCCGGTGTCGTCAACGTTCACGTGGGCCAGTGGTTCTACCGGCGCAGGGTTCTTCTCCGGTCCCAACGCCTCGCATGCGGGGGCTTCGTACAATAACTACGTTGGTGGCAACAACATATCGGGTACAGCAGCCTTCAAGCGCTGA